Proteins from a genomic interval of Orbaceae bacterium lpD02:
- the fbaA gene encoding class II fructose-bisphosphate aldolase — protein MATKISDVIKPGVVTGDDVQKIFQIARDNKFALPAVNCVNTDTINAVIETAAKVRAPVVVQFSNGGAQFIAGKGLKLEGQGAAVLGAVSGAKHVHLVAEKYGVPVIVHTDHCAKKLLPWVDGLLDAGEAHFARTGKPLFSSHMIDLSEESLKDNIDLCCQYLARMKSLGMTLELELGCTGGEEDGVDNSHMDSSALYTQPEDIAYAYERLNAISPRFTIAASFGNVHGVYKPGNVKLTPKILDNSQKYVSEKFGLPEKSLNFVFHGGSGSTAEEIAEAVSYGVVKMNIDTDTQWANWEGILNYYKANEAYLQGQLGNPEGVDSPNKKYYDPRVWLRKGEESMIARLELAFKELNAIDVL, from the coding sequence ATGGCTACTAAGATTTCAGATGTAATAAAACCTGGTGTTGTAACTGGCGATGATGTTCAAAAAATATTTCAAATTGCGCGTGACAATAAATTTGCACTACCGGCTGTAAACTGTGTGAATACTGATACTATCAACGCGGTAATTGAAACTGCTGCTAAAGTTCGTGCGCCAGTTGTTGTGCAATTCTCAAATGGTGGGGCACAATTTATTGCAGGTAAAGGTCTAAAATTAGAAGGCCAAGGTGCTGCTGTTCTTGGCGCGGTATCTGGAGCTAAACACGTGCATTTAGTCGCTGAAAAATACGGTGTTCCAGTTATTGTTCATACTGACCATTGCGCGAAAAAGTTACTACCATGGGTTGATGGCCTATTAGATGCTGGTGAAGCTCATTTTGCACGTACAGGCAAACCGTTATTCTCATCTCATATGATTGACTTATCTGAAGAAAGCCTAAAAGATAATATCGATTTATGCTGCCAATATCTAGCTCGCATGAAGTCTTTAGGTATGACTTTAGAGCTTGAACTTGGTTGTACAGGTGGGGAAGAAGATGGTGTTGATAATAGCCATATGGATAGTTCAGCACTTTACACACAACCAGAAGACATTGCTTATGCTTATGAAAGGCTAAATGCTATCAGTCCTCGTTTTACTATCGCGGCGTCATTTGGTAATGTTCATGGCGTTTATAAACCAGGTAATGTAAAACTAACGCCAAAAATTTTAGATAATTCACAGAAATATGTATCTGAAAAATTTGGTTTGCCTGAGAAATCATTAAACTTTGTCTTCCATGGCGGTTCAGGCTCAACCGCTGAAGAAATTGCTGAAGCAGTCAGCTATGGTGTGGTTAAAATGAATATCGATACCGATACTCAATGGGCGAACTGGGAAGGCATCTTAAATTACTATAAAGCTAACGAAGCTTATCTACAAGGTCAATTAGGCAATCCGGAAGGTGTTGATTCACCAAATAAAAAATACTACGATCCTCGTGTTTGGTTACGTAAAGGTGAAGAATCGATGATCGCTCGTTTAGAGTTAGCGTTTAAAGAGCTTAATGCGATTGACGTATTATAA
- the priA gene encoding primosomal protein N', with translation MLIAKIVLPIRLHQTFDYIVPDKLANLATLGIRVKIPFGNRHAIGIISALSSQSEYDIHKLKTISEFIDPQPLFSDKLWQFLLWAADYYHYPLGEVLFHAIPILLRQGKAATKSETLIWQLTEQGKIIDSCTLARSVKQQALLSLMQAGSEIESNRFSPAVYKALSDKALIEKIALIPDAYCWQKNISSNPSPFVLNAQQISAIDSINQQCDRFGVFLLEGVTGSGKTEVYLQAIEAVILQGKQALILVPEIGLTPQTIKRFQQRFNVPIVMLHSAMSEKERLSTWLQCKQGDIAIVIGTRSALFTPFKQLGMIIIDEEHDSSYKQQEGWRYHARDLAIVRAKIENIPIILGSATPSLETLNNAKAHRYQHLHLTERAGNAELAQQVVLDIKGLVLSAGLSQPLIDKIKKHLANDNQVILFLNRRGFSPLLICHDCGWIAECPRCDKPYTYHQKQHKLICHHCDSHRAIPNQCPKCGSTHLVPIGFGTEQLELQLNQLFPDVSVSRIDRDSTAKKGALDEYLKQVNLGGKHILVGTQILAKGHHFPDVTLVGIIDVDGALFSSDFRATERFAQLYTQVSGRAGRENKAGEVILQTYHPEHPLLNLLLQQGYQAFANQMLLDRQITRLPPFSYQALFHAADRNNQYAPQFLQKVADWLSKQFNDDMLWLLGPSPANQPKRAGYNRWQLLLQHTERHKLQLVLSQLVREIEQWPEIKNLRWSIDVDPIEGW, from the coding sequence ATGCTCATTGCCAAAATTGTGCTGCCTATTCGGCTACATCAAACGTTTGATTATATTGTGCCAGATAAACTAGCCAATTTAGCTACGCTAGGCATACGAGTTAAAATTCCATTTGGTAACCGCCATGCTATCGGAATTATCTCGGCACTCAGTAGCCAGAGTGAATACGATATCCACAAGCTAAAAACTATTAGTGAGTTTATCGATCCACAACCATTATTCTCAGATAAACTGTGGCAGTTTTTATTGTGGGCAGCTGATTACTATCACTATCCACTTGGCGAAGTACTATTTCACGCTATCCCGATTTTATTAAGACAAGGTAAAGCCGCAACCAAATCGGAAACGCTAATCTGGCAACTGACTGAGCAAGGTAAAATTATTGATAGCTGCACGCTAGCTCGTTCGGTCAAACAGCAAGCATTGTTGAGTTTGATGCAAGCGGGTAGCGAAATTGAATCAAACCGCTTTTCACCTGCTGTATACAAAGCATTAAGCGATAAAGCGCTGATCGAAAAAATCGCGCTAATACCTGATGCCTACTGTTGGCAAAAAAATATTTCATCTAATCCAAGCCCTTTTGTACTTAATGCTCAACAAATAAGTGCCATTGATAGCATCAATCAGCAGTGCGATCGGTTTGGCGTATTTTTACTTGAGGGCGTAACCGGCTCGGGTAAAACGGAAGTATACCTACAAGCGATTGAAGCGGTTATTTTGCAAGGTAAGCAAGCCCTGATATTAGTACCTGAGATTGGTTTAACGCCGCAAACGATTAAGCGATTCCAGCAGCGCTTTAATGTGCCGATTGTCATGCTGCATTCTGCGATGAGCGAAAAGGAAAGACTATCGACTTGGTTGCAGTGCAAGCAAGGTGATATTGCCATTGTAATTGGTACTAGATCGGCGCTATTTACACCATTTAAACAACTAGGTATGATTATTATCGATGAAGAGCATGATTCGTCATATAAACAGCAAGAAGGTTGGCGCTATCACGCTCGTGATTTAGCGATTGTTCGAGCAAAAATAGAAAATATTCCAATTATTTTAGGCTCCGCAACCCCCTCGCTTGAAACACTCAATAATGCAAAGGCGCATCGCTACCAACATTTACATTTAACTGAACGTGCAGGTAATGCCGAGCTTGCTCAGCAAGTTGTGTTAGATATAAAAGGATTAGTGCTATCAGCGGGATTATCACAGCCGCTAATTGATAAAATTAAAAAACATTTGGCGAATGACAATCAGGTGATTTTATTTTTAAACCGTCGCGGATTCTCACCACTATTAATTTGCCATGATTGTGGTTGGATTGCGGAGTGCCCTCGCTGTGATAAGCCTTATACTTATCATCAAAAACAGCACAAATTGATTTGCCATCATTGTGACAGCCACCGCGCTATTCCTAACCAATGCCCTAAATGTGGATCGACTCACTTAGTACCGATTGGTTTTGGGACTGAGCAATTGGAACTACAATTAAATCAACTTTTCCCTGATGTTTCGGTGAGCAGGATTGATCGTGACTCTACCGCTAAAAAAGGCGCCTTAGATGAATATCTAAAACAAGTAAATTTGGGCGGTAAGCATATACTTGTTGGCACACAAATTTTAGCTAAAGGTCATCACTTTCCTGACGTAACATTAGTCGGCATTATCGATGTTGATGGCGCGCTATTTTCGAGTGATTTTAGGGCTACAGAGCGCTTTGCGCAGCTTTATACTCAAGTTTCAGGTCGTGCAGGCCGTGAAAATAAAGCGGGTGAAGTTATTTTACAAACTTATCATCCCGAGCACCCCCTGCTTAATCTATTATTGCAACAAGGTTATCAAGCTTTTGCAAACCAGATGCTGTTAGATCGGCAAATCACTCGCTTGCCGCCATTTAGCTATCAAGCACTATTTCATGCCGCAGATCGTAATAACCAATATGCACCACAATTTTTGCAAAAAGTCGCCGATTGGCTTAGCAAGCAGTTTAATGATGATATGCTCTGGTTGCTTGGTCCTTCTCCAGCAAATCAACCAAAAAGAGCGGGCTATAATCGTTGGCAGCTGCTATTACAACATACCGAGCGTCACAAATTACAGCTAGTATTAAGCCAGCTAGTTAGAGAAATTGAGCAATGGCCCGAGATTAAAAACCTACGCTGGAGTATTGATGTGGATCCGATTGAGGGATGGTAA
- a CDS encoding DUF1097 domain-containing protein has translation MIKTLFTALITALLAATLVWLSSYLNLPFWYCLLSSALFFAAPQSNLMGLVITLFTALLGILFGVIYLQVSPYITNMPYKTEVIVGIVVFLLFAITQLQHLKYFACSLITLSLLVLQNGNWIMICQAAVVGILFGFVARSISLLISGKSLN, from the coding sequence ATGATCAAAACACTCTTTACCGCATTAATCACCGCTTTACTCGCTGCTACTTTAGTTTGGTTAAGTAGTTACCTTAACCTGCCATTTTGGTATTGCCTGCTGAGTAGCGCACTCTTTTTTGCCGCACCGCAATCAAATTTAATGGGGCTGGTGATTACCCTCTTTACCGCATTACTGGGTATTTTATTTGGAGTAATTTATCTGCAAGTCAGCCCATACATCACTAATATGCCATATAAAACCGAAGTTATCGTCGGGATTGTGGTCTTTTTACTGTTTGCAATCACCCAACTACAACACTTGAAATACTTTGCTTGCTCACTAATTACGTTGTCATTGTTAGTTTTACAAAATGGTAATTGGATCATGATTTGCCAAGCCGCCGTCGTTGGTATTTTATTTGGTTTTGTTGCCAGATCAATAAGTTTGCTGATTAGTGGCAAAAGCCTTAATTAA
- the trpA gene encoding tryptophan synthase subunit alpha — MSQLIKPNRYEVLFSQLAKQNRGAFVPFVAVGDPTPALSLQIIDTLVTAGADALELGIPFSDPLADGPTIQEANLRAFAGGINVAKCFEVLAQVRQKHPTTPIGLLIYANLVFKGGIDDFYARCAQAGVDSVLVADVPLSESAPFKAAALKHGIAPIFICPPNANDDVLKGIADNGQGYTYLVSRAGVTGTENKANKPLTHLIKKLNEFNAPPAIQGFGISTPEQVSEAIKGGAAGAISGSATVKIIADNQNNPTVMLDKLTRFVKVMKAATSK; from the coding sequence ATGAGTCAGTTAATAAAGCCTAATCGATATGAGGTGCTATTTTCGCAGCTTGCTAAACAAAACCGTGGTGCCTTTGTCCCCTTTGTCGCCGTCGGTGACCCAACGCCGGCGTTATCACTACAAATTATTGATACCTTAGTCACTGCTGGCGCTGATGCATTAGAACTGGGGATCCCATTTTCTGATCCGTTAGCCGATGGACCAACCATTCAAGAGGCAAATTTGCGCGCCTTTGCCGGCGGCATAAATGTAGCCAAATGTTTTGAAGTATTAGCTCAAGTACGCCAAAAACACCCAACAACCCCAATCGGCTTACTGATTTACGCTAATTTAGTGTTTAAAGGCGGTATTGATGACTTTTATGCCCGCTGCGCTCAAGCAGGTGTTGATTCCGTATTAGTAGCAGATGTGCCATTATCAGAATCGGCACCATTTAAAGCAGCGGCATTAAAACATGGCATTGCGCCAATATTTATCTGCCCACCGAATGCCAATGATGATGTGCTAAAGGGTATTGCGGATAATGGACAAGGTTATACTTATTTAGTTTCGCGAGCAGGCGTTACAGGCACTGAGAATAAAGCGAATAAACCGCTAACTCATTTAATTAAAAAACTTAATGAGTTTAATGCGCCACCAGCTATTCAAGGTTTTGGTATTTCAACCCCAGAACAAGTTAGTGAAGCGATTAAAGGCGGAGCGGCTGGCGCGATATCAGGTTCAGCAACGGTTAAAATTATTGCTGATAATCAAAATAACCCCACCGTAATGTTAGATAAACTAACACGCTTTGTTAAAGTGATGAAAGCAGCGACAAGTAAATAA
- the trpB gene encoding tryptophan synthase subunit beta, with product MSKLDPYFGEFGGQYVPQILIPVLDELEQAFLDAKADPAFQQEFHDLLKNYAGRPTALTLCRNLTAGSKTKLYLKREDLVHGGAHKTNQVLGQALLAKRMGKTEIIAETGAGQHGVASALACALLGLKCRIYMGAKDVERQAPNVFRMRLMGATVIPVTTGSATLKDACNEALRDWSGSYEKAHYMLGTAAGPHPFPTIVREFQQMISAEAKQQILAREGRLPDAVIACVGGGSNAIGMFANFIDDKDVQLIGVEPGGHGIETGQHGASLKHGKLGIYFGMKSPMMQTEEGQIEESYSISAGLDFPSVGPQHAYLDSIGRAQYVSITDNEALEAFKALSLHEGIIPALESSHALAYALKLIKQDPDKEQLLIVNLSGRGDKDIFTVYDILKARGEVA from the coding sequence ATGTCAAAATTAGATCCTTACTTCGGTGAATTTGGTGGTCAATATGTGCCGCAGATTCTCATCCCCGTACTTGATGAACTTGAGCAGGCTTTTCTTGATGCGAAAGCTGATCCCGCGTTTCAACAAGAGTTTCATGACCTATTAAAAAATTATGCTGGTAGGCCAACTGCATTAACCCTTTGCCGTAATTTAACCGCTGGTAGCAAAACTAAACTTTACCTAAAACGTGAAGATTTAGTGCACGGCGGCGCCCACAAAACCAACCAAGTTCTAGGTCAAGCACTGCTGGCTAAGCGTATGGGTAAAACTGAAATTATTGCCGAAACTGGCGCAGGTCAACATGGCGTCGCCTCGGCGCTTGCTTGTGCATTATTAGGATTAAAATGCCGAATTTATATGGGCGCCAAAGATGTTGAGCGTCAGGCACCAAACGTATTTAGAATGCGTCTAATGGGCGCGACGGTAATTCCAGTTACGACCGGTAGTGCAACCTTAAAAGATGCGTGTAATGAGGCTCTACGGGACTGGTCGGGTAGTTATGAAAAAGCGCACTATATGCTAGGCACAGCGGCAGGACCACATCCATTTCCAACGATAGTGAGAGAGTTTCAACAAATGATTAGTGCCGAAGCTAAGCAACAAATCCTTGCTCGCGAAGGTCGTTTACCTGATGCGGTAATTGCTTGCGTTGGTGGAGGTTCAAATGCGATTGGTATGTTTGCTAACTTTATCGATGACAAAGACGTGCAGTTAATTGGTGTTGAACCTGGCGGCCATGGCATTGAGACAGGCCAACATGGCGCGTCATTAAAACATGGTAAATTGGGTATTTATTTCGGCATGAAATCGCCAATGATGCAAACCGAAGAAGGCCAAATCGAGGAGTCTTACTCAATTTCCGCCGGGCTTGATTTCCCCTCTGTTGGGCCGCAGCATGCTTATCTTGATAGCATTGGTAGGGCGCAGTATGTTTCTATCACCGATAATGAGGCGCTAGAGGCATTTAAAGCATTATCACTACACGAAGGGATTATTCCCGCGTTAGAATCGTCTCACGCGCTCGCTTATGCACTAAAATTAATTAAACAAGATCCAGATAAAGAGCAACTATTAATTGTCAATTTATCAGGTCGCGGCGATAAAGATATTTTTACCGTTTACGATATTTTAAAAGCAAGAGGAGAAGTCGCATGA
- the trpCF gene encoding bifunctional indole-3-glycerol-phosphate synthase TrpC/phosphoribosylanthranilate isomerase TrpF codes for MAIESLIENVEMATVLKKIVTDKAIWLADRKVRQPLSTFKDNLAPSDRNFYHALTDSKSVFILECKKASPSKGLICHDFNPEEIAKIYGHHANAISVLTDEKYFQGSFDFLPIVKQHTHQPILCKDFIIDEYQVYLARYYQADAILLMLSVLNDDEYLVLSELAHSLNMGVLTEASTQHEVERAIQLNAKVIGINNRNLRDLTVDLDRVKQLAPQIPEDRIVISESGIYTHAQVLELSHYADGFLIGSALMSEDDLELAIRKVMLGENKVCGLTRKEDAFAAYQAGSVYGGLIFVQSSPRYIEPIKARTVMSGAKLNWVGVFKNEPLANVVNIATSLNLFAVQLHGDEDASYIADLRDKLPKPCQIWQAISIKAVIPTHNNPLVNRYLFDQGNGGTGKPFDWQLLVNQPLDNVMLAGGVNPQNAKQAIQTGVIGLDINSGVETSSGIKDHDKIKQLFSILSNYPY; via the coding sequence ATGGCAATTGAATCATTAATTGAAAATGTTGAGATGGCAACGGTATTGAAGAAAATTGTTACCGACAAAGCTATTTGGTTAGCGGATCGCAAAGTACGGCAACCACTATCCACTTTTAAAGATAACCTAGCACCAAGCGATCGCAATTTTTATCATGCATTAACTGATAGTAAAAGTGTGTTTATTTTAGAGTGTAAAAAGGCATCGCCATCAAAGGGATTAATTTGTCATGATTTTAATCCAGAGGAGATCGCTAAAATATATGGCCATCATGCTAATGCAATCTCGGTATTAACCGATGAAAAATACTTTCAAGGTAGCTTTGATTTTTTACCGATCGTTAAACAGCACACTCACCAGCCGATATTATGTAAAGATTTTATCATTGATGAGTACCAAGTCTATTTAGCGCGTTATTATCAAGCCGATGCTATTTTACTTATGCTCTCAGTGCTAAATGATGATGAATATTTAGTGCTTAGCGAACTCGCCCACAGCCTAAATATGGGCGTATTAACCGAAGCCAGTACTCAGCACGAAGTTGAGCGAGCAATACAACTTAACGCCAAAGTGATTGGTATTAATAACCGTAACCTACGTGATTTGACAGTCGATCTTGATCGCGTTAAACAGCTAGCGCCGCAAATTCCGGAGGATCGCATTGTGATCAGTGAATCAGGAATTTACACCCATGCGCAAGTGCTCGAATTAAGTCACTATGCAGATGGTTTTTTAATTGGTAGTGCGCTGATGTCGGAAGATGATTTAGAGCTTGCTATACGCAAAGTAATGTTAGGTGAAAATAAAGTGTGCGGCTTAACCCGAAAAGAGGATGCGTTTGCCGCTTATCAGGCTGGCAGTGTCTACGGTGGGCTGATTTTTGTGCAGTCATCACCTCGTTATATTGAGCCGATTAAAGCGCGAACCGTAATGTCAGGGGCCAAACTAAATTGGGTCGGTGTATTTAAAAATGAACCATTAGCTAATGTGGTAAATATCGCAACCTCACTTAATTTATTTGCCGTGCAGTTACATGGTGATGAAGACGCCAGTTATATTGCAGACTTGCGAGATAAGCTACCAAAACCGTGCCAAATTTGGCAAGCAATCAGCATTAAAGCGGTAATTCCAACGCACAATAACCCATTGGTTAACCGTTACCTATTTGATCAGGGTAACGGTGGCACAGGTAAACCATTTGATTGGCAGCTGCTCGTTAACCAACCATTAGATAATGTGATGCTGGCAGGCGGCGTTAATCCTCAAAATGCCAAGCAAGCAATACAAACCGGCGTTATCGGCCTTGATATTAATTCTGGTGTAGAAACCTCATCGGGAATAAAAGATCACGATAAAATTAAACAGTTATTCTCAATATTAAGCAATTATCCGTATTAA
- the trpD gene encoding bifunctional anthranilate synthase glutamate amidotransferase component TrpG/anthranilate phosphoribosyltransferase TrpD: MANILFLDNIDSFTYNLVDQLRYSGHHVTIYRNTLPADLIIEKLSQLQNPILFLSPGPGAPSQAGCMPELLQRLKGQLPIIGICLGHQAIVESYGGSIVPAGDILHGKASLIKHDGKLMFNGLPNPLPVARYHSLKGENIPASLTINAMFDNVVMAVRNDHDRVYGFQFHPESILTINGVQLLNQTIECALAAPHASKTEPSLAEAEKTAAQTSEKIIQPILDKLYQGKVLAQDESQILFSQIINGKLQPTTLATAIISMKVRGEQPQEIAGAATALLNNADSFATPDYDFTDIVGTGGDGTNSINISTASAFVAASMGFKIAKHGNRGVSSKSGSSDVLAALGIKLNMSADIARQALDELGICFLFAQQYHSGFRHAAPIRQQLKTRTIFNILGPLINPAKPKRILLGVYHRDLLKPIAQTLAMLGYEHAIVVHGDGMDEVAIHGTTDVAEVINSNINYFSVNPQDFGVNCYTLKDIEGGTPEQNRDSLIAILQGNGQDAHSAAIAVNVAMLMKLFGHNDLHANTQQALNMIHSGKPYQLLSALAQRG, encoded by the coding sequence ATGGCGAATATTCTATTTTTAGATAATATTGACTCGTTTACCTATAACTTAGTCGATCAGCTTCGATATAGTGGGCATCATGTGACGATCTATCGCAATACTCTGCCTGCAGATTTGATTATTGAAAAATTATCCCAGCTACAAAATCCGATCCTATTTTTATCACCAGGTCCTGGCGCACCAAGCCAAGCGGGCTGTATGCCTGAGTTATTACAGCGCTTAAAAGGTCAGTTACCAATTATTGGTATCTGCCTTGGTCACCAAGCGATTGTCGAATCTTATGGCGGCAGCATTGTACCTGCGGGCGACATTTTACACGGCAAAGCATCACTGATTAAACATGATGGCAAACTGATGTTTAACGGTTTACCAAACCCATTACCCGTTGCGCGTTACCATTCACTTAAAGGCGAAAATATCCCTGCTTCGCTGACCATTAATGCGATGTTCGATAATGTCGTAATGGCGGTTAGGAATGATCATGACCGTGTCTATGGCTTCCAATTTCACCCAGAATCGATCTTAACCATCAATGGTGTTCAACTATTAAACCAAACAATTGAGTGTGCATTAGCTGCGCCCCATGCATCAAAAACAGAGCCATCATTAGCCGAAGCAGAAAAAACCGCCGCGCAAACTAGCGAAAAAATCATTCAACCAATTTTAGATAAACTTTACCAAGGAAAAGTCCTTGCGCAAGACGAAAGCCAAATCTTATTTAGCCAAATTATTAACGGTAAGCTACAACCGACCACTCTTGCAACAGCAATAATTAGTATGAAAGTGCGTGGCGAGCAGCCGCAAGAGATCGCTGGCGCCGCAACCGCACTGCTTAATAATGCCGATAGCTTTGCAACGCCTGATTATGATTTTACTGATATTGTTGGTACGGGTGGCGATGGCACGAATAGTATTAATATCTCAACCGCGAGCGCCTTTGTTGCTGCGAGTATGGGCTTTAAAATTGCCAAACATGGCAATCGCGGTGTATCGAGTAAGTCAGGCTCATCTGATGTGCTTGCGGCATTAGGGATTAAACTCAACATGTCAGCCGATATTGCAAGGCAAGCGCTTGATGAATTAGGAATTTGCTTTTTATTTGCTCAGCAGTATCACTCAGGTTTTCGTCATGCTGCGCCCATTCGCCAACAGCTAAAAACTCGCACTATTTTTAATATTTTGGGGCCGTTAATTAATCCGGCTAAACCTAAACGTATTTTACTTGGTGTTTATCATCGTGATTTATTGAAGCCTATTGCCCAAACCCTTGCTATGTTAGGCTATGAACATGCTATTGTGGTGCATGGTGATGGCATGGATGAAGTAGCTATTCATGGCACAACCGATGTCGCCGAGGTGATTAATAGCAATATTAATTATTTTAGTGTTAACCCACAAGACTTTGGGGTTAATTGTTACACATTAAAAGATATTGAAGGTGGTACACCGGAGCAAAACCGCGATAGTTTAATTGCTATCTTACAAGGTAATGGTCAGGACGCACATAGTGCGGCCATCGCAGTGAATGTGGCGATGCTAATGAAGTTATTTGGCCATAATGATTTACACGCGAATACACAGCAAGCGTTAAATATGATACATAGTGGCAAGCCTTATCAATTATTATCCGCACTAGCGCAACGAGGTTAA
- a CDS encoding anthranilate synthase component 1 encodes MPKLQQFKQLICYHNDPTKIFNQLCANRPATLLLESAEIDNKQGIKSVMIIDSALRINALNTQVTVSALTENGLALLPLLAESFPPQATKQLTHNTLTINFPVIDNLQDEDSRLKALSIFDTLRNILTLVTLPDDAENDAIFLGGLFGYDLVTGFENLPKLPTQQRCPDYCFYLAETLLEMNHKTQTATLKSSLFVQNNQEAQRLRHRLASLEQQLNQPIKAIKRQSLADAIVTCNLNDDDFNTIVKKMQDAIQQGEIFQAVPSRRFKLPCPEPLSAYHTLKQSNPSPYMFYMQDEDFTLFGASPESALKYTKQTNQVEIYPIAGTRPRGLNAHGEVDYDLDSRLELEMRTDKKELAEHLMLVDLARNDLARICVPGSRYTKELLKVDRYSFVMHLVSRVIGQLRPDLDALHAYQATMNMGTLTGAPKVRAMQLIAESEKTRRGSYGGAIGYLTANGDLDTCIVIRSVYVEDGIATVQAGGGVVLDSDPQSEADETRNKARAVIRAIIKAHNVEGTF; translated from the coding sequence ATGCCTAAATTACAACAATTTAAACAGTTAATTTGCTACCATAATGACCCGACCAAAATATTCAATCAACTCTGTGCCAACCGCCCTGCAACACTACTATTAGAATCGGCGGAAATCGATAACAAGCAAGGCATCAAAAGCGTCATGATCATTGATAGTGCGCTACGTATTAACGCTTTAAACACCCAAGTGACGGTTAGCGCTTTAACTGAAAATGGCTTAGCTTTGTTACCTTTACTGGCGGAATCTTTTCCACCGCAAGCCACTAAACAGCTTACGCACAACACATTAACGATTAATTTTCCTGTTATTGATAATTTGCAAGATGAAGATTCAAGGCTTAAAGCATTATCGATTTTTGATACGCTACGCAATATTTTAACCTTAGTCACCCTTCCTGATGATGCCGAAAATGATGCAATATTCTTAGGCGGCTTATTTGGTTATGATTTAGTCACCGGATTTGAAAATTTACCTAAGTTACCTACTCAGCAACGCTGCCCTGATTACTGCTTTTACTTGGCTGAAACACTGCTTGAAATGAACCATAAAACACAAACTGCCACGTTAAAATCGAGTCTATTTGTCCAGAATAATCAAGAAGCACAGCGCTTACGTCATCGACTAGCATCGCTTGAGCAACAACTTAACCAGCCGATTAAAGCGATCAAACGCCAATCTTTAGCTGATGCCATTGTCACTTGTAACTTAAATGATGATGACTTCAATACCATCGTAAAAAAAATGCAAGATGCGATACAACAAGGTGAAATATTTCAAGCCGTGCCATCAAGGCGCTTTAAGCTACCCTGCCCTGAGCCATTATCGGCTTATCATACTTTAAAACAGAGTAATCCAAGCCCTTATATGTTCTATATGCAAGATGAGGATTTCACCCTATTTGGTGCATCACCGGAAAGCGCGCTCAAATACACCAAACAAACTAATCAAGTTGAAATTTATCCGATTGCCGGAACTCGCCCACGCGGATTAAATGCCCATGGTGAGGTCGATTATGATCTTGATAGCCGACTTGAACTAGAAATGCGCACCGATAAAAAAGAGCTGGCAGAGCATTTAATGTTAGTTGATTTAGCGCGCAATGACTTGGCGCGCATCTGTGTACCCGGCAGCCGCTATACCAAAGAGTTACTAAAAGTGGATCGTTATTCGTTTGTCATGCATTTAGTCTCGCGTGTTATTGGTCAACTGCGCCCAGATTTAGATGCCCTACACGCTTATCAAGCAACGATGAATATGGGCACCTTAACCGGCGCGCCAAAAGTACGGGCGATGCAACTGATTGCTGAATCTGAAAAAACACGCCGAGGCAGTTATGGCGGTGCAATTGGCTACCTTACCGCGAATGGTGATTTAGATACCTGTATCGTTATCCGTAGCGTTTATGTCGAAGATGGCATTGCAACCGTACAAGCGGGTGGCGGCGTGGTGCTTGATTCTGATCCGCAATCCGAAGCTGATGAAACGCGAAATAAAGCGCGCGCCGTTATCCGCGCGATTATTAAAGCACACAATGTAGAAGGAACATTCTAA